Proteins from a single region of Polynucleobacter sp. KF022:
- a CDS encoding HAD family hydrolase, with translation MININAQNRFTQLPNAVLFDTDNTLYPYDPAHTAAQQAIKEKVMNTFSISAKDFDTAFSEARKQIKARLGLTASSHSRLLYLQRMLEIMGLGSQVLLALDFEQTYWRTFLANATLFNDVKEVLDDLRLLGIPTAIVTDLTAQIQFRKVVYFDLDRYFNYIVTSEEAGFDKPHEAPFQIALEKMQPKGSCIWMIGDNPINDIQGSKEKINAVTLQKIHDGVELGRGPNTPDASFTDFKDLRHLLTKIASATA, from the coding sequence ATGATTAATATCAATGCCCAAAATCGCTTTACACAACTGCCTAATGCCGTTTTGTTTGATACCGACAATACTCTTTATCCATACGATCCAGCCCATACAGCTGCGCAACAAGCCATCAAGGAAAAAGTAATGAATACTTTTTCTATTAGCGCTAAAGATTTTGATACGGCCTTTAGTGAAGCACGCAAACAAATTAAAGCTCGTCTGGGTCTAACTGCATCGTCACATAGTCGCTTACTTTATTTGCAGCGTATGTTAGAAATTATGGGATTAGGATCACAAGTACTACTGGCGCTTGATTTTGAGCAGACCTATTGGCGCACTTTTTTAGCCAATGCAACTCTTTTTAATGACGTAAAAGAGGTGCTGGATGATCTTCGTCTACTAGGAATTCCTACTGCAATCGTGACTGATCTGACTGCGCAAATACAATTTCGTAAAGTGGTTTATTTTGATTTAGATCGCTATTTCAACTATATAGTGACGAGTGAAGAAGCTGGGTTTGATAAGCCCCATGAAGCCCCTTTTCAAATAGCTTTAGAGAAAATGCAGCCGAAAGGTAGTTGTATTTGGATGATTGGTGATAATCCAATTAATGACATTCAGGGTTCCAAAGAAAAAATTAATGCGGTGACTCTGCAAAAAATACATGATGGTGTTGAGTTAGGTAGGGGTCCTAATACCCCTGATGCTAGCTTTACTGATTTTAAAGATCTACGTCATTTACTAACCAAAATAGCTAGCGCAACTGCTTAA
- a CDS encoding class II aldolase/adducin family protein, with the protein MTILERDIKKFCAALGRDPLLVQGAGGNVSWKERDILWIKGSGTWLANAEQDDIFVPVNLPELSCALLVKDFNVCPQLICEHTLRPSIETTLHALMPHTIVIHLHAIHALTYLVHKNSQKIISELFEKITDERLHIAFVQYHKPGPYLARAVQEVLINKPNANIVFLKNHGIVIGADSIGEIKKLLDALLAICAPEEFQNRELSEQTLPNVPHELKGEYESFADIEVQALAINLDLYKRLETDWALFPDHVVFLGPKAFTYSSWNHFLESQEECRQPPELIFIKKIGVFNKKNGFSLAKSVQLRCYYDLLSYIKNDASLSPLNANEVEALLTWDAEKLRQKMSK; encoded by the coding sequence ATGACAATACTTGAGCGAGATATCAAAAAATTCTGCGCAGCACTTGGTAGGGATCCTCTCCTGGTTCAGGGGGCTGGCGGTAATGTGTCATGGAAAGAGCGCGATATTCTCTGGATAAAGGGATCTGGCACCTGGTTGGCTAACGCCGAACAAGACGACATTTTTGTCCCAGTTAATTTACCTGAGCTATCTTGCGCCTTATTGGTTAAAGATTTTAATGTATGCCCACAGCTGATTTGCGAGCATACTCTGCGACCATCAATTGAGACTACCTTGCATGCCCTGATGCCCCATACTATTGTGATACATCTGCATGCTATACATGCTTTGACTTATCTCGTTCATAAAAATAGTCAAAAAATTATTAGTGAGTTATTTGAAAAAATAACAGATGAGAGGCTCCATATTGCTTTTGTTCAGTATCACAAGCCGGGACCCTATTTAGCGCGAGCGGTACAAGAAGTGCTAATAAACAAGCCGAATGCCAACATCGTCTTTTTAAAAAATCATGGAATTGTCATTGGGGCTGACTCAATCGGTGAAATAAAAAAATTGCTTGATGCATTGTTAGCAATATGCGCCCCAGAAGAGTTTCAGAATAGAGAATTGAGTGAGCAAACATTACCCAATGTTCCGCATGAGTTAAAAGGGGAGTATGAATCTTTTGCAGATATTGAAGTCCAGGCCCTCGCAATTAATTTAGATCTTTACAAAAGATTAGAGACAGATTGGGCGCTCTTTCCTGATCACGTTGTATTTCTTGGCCCTAAAGCATTTACATATTCTTCTTGGAATCATTTTTTGGAATCCCAAGAAGAATGTCGTCAGCCTCCAGAACTGATTTTTATAAAAAAAATTGGAGTTTTTAATAAAAAAAATGGCTTTAGTTTGGCCAAATCAGTTCAATTGCGATGCTATTACGATCTATTGAGTTATATAAAAAACGATGCGAGTTTGAGCCCATTAAATGCTAATGAAGTAGAGGCTTTATTAACTTGGGATGCTGAGAAACTTAGGCAAAAAATGTCAAAGTAG